A stretch of the Malus sylvestris chromosome 10, drMalSylv7.2, whole genome shotgun sequence genome encodes the following:
- the LOC126585868 gene encoding protein ROLLING AND ERECT LEAF 2-like, translating to MGCVASRIDKEERVRVCKERKKLMKQLVRFRGEFAEAQLAYLRSLRNTGSTLRQFTESETLELDNTAPYGLESPASPSSPLPPSPPPPPPLSPDETVESLEEKWEKTMKEFKEDEQEEETVANVVNSPPKNLQLAEAIVEDVSVKKRHTKDTADVPMVLWRSKKTLEGIAKVLDDYFLKSSDGLKEIAVLMDIRGRDAFLPLSSSESKRKRSNSIKVFSPFPWGWSSRSLQFPKDEAESSGPNEPCRPGAHCITLKKLYDHEKKLYKEVKEEEYTKFEHDRKSKLLQKQEDENNDWTKTEKIQLSVESVESEIFPLQDSISTTCSSIVKLIDNELYPQLVTLTSGLLELWRTMYECHRVQHYVSQQLNILTDIQKLNLSSNYHRQAAVQLETEVSCWYNSFCKVIKSQKEYVRTLSSWIQLTDSLVDDDRKSLYSSSVHRICEQWNLAFERLQDKEAADAIKSLLAAIHWILMQQEEEHNLQKKCEKLDKRLQKELDSLVEMEKRSTAEGKYSCLCPKHPLSLKRAKTEALKKQVDGEKAKYLNSVQVSKAMTLENLKTSLPNVFQALMTSSSLYVEAIESVCGHIKPADGFDSTSDHNRGVSSSH from the exons GAGAGGGTGAGGGTTTGCAAGGAGAGAAAGAAGCTAATGAAACAGTTGGTAAGGTTTAGAGGTGAATTTGCTGAGGCCCAATTGGCTTATTTAAGATCATTGAGGAACACTGGATCAACACTCAGACAATTTACCGAGTCGGAGACGTTGGAGCTTGATAATACTGCTCCATACGGCTTGGAGTCGCCAGCTTCACCATCTTCCCCTTTGCCTCCTTCTCCTCCGCCGCCACCACCTTTGAGCCCTGATGAAACGGTGGAATCGCTTGAGGAAAAATGGGAAAAGACTATGAAGGAATTTAAGGAAGACGAACAGGAAGAGGAAACCGTTGCTAATGTTGTGAATTCGCCGCCTAAGAACCTGCAGCTCGCAGAAGCCATCGTGGAGGATGTATCAGTGAAAAAGCGGCATACTAAGGACACTGCAGATGTGCCCATGGTACTGTGGAGAAGCAAGAAGACCTTGGAGGGTATAGCTAAGGTGTTAGATGATTATTTTCTGAAATCATCAGATGGTTTAAAGGAAATTGCTGTTCTTATGGACATCAGAGGAAGGGACGCTTTTCTGCCACTCAGTAGTAGCGAAAGCAAAA GGAAGAGGTCGAATTCCATAAAGGTCTTTAGTCCATTCCCATGGGGCTGGTCTTCTAGGTCACTTCAATTTCCTAAAGATGAGGCTGAGTCTAGTGGTCCAAATGAACCATGCAGGCCAGGAGCTCATTGCATCACACTGAAAAAATTATATGATCACGAAAAGAAACTTTACAAAGAAGTTAAG GAGGAAGAGTATACCAAATTCGAGCACGATAGGAAATCCAAATTACTGCAAAAACAAGAGGATGAAAACAATGACTGGACCAAGACTGAGAAAATTCAGTTAAGCGTTGAGAGTGTGGAGTCTGAAATCTTTCCTCTTCAGGATTCAATCAGCACTACTTGTTCTTCAATAGTGAAGCTCATAGATAATGAGCTGTATCCTCAGTTGGTCACGCTAACTTCTGG GCTTTTGGAATTGTGGAGAACGATGTATGAATGTCACCGAGTTCAGCATTATGTTTCCCAGCAGTTGAATATTCTTACTGATATTCAAAAGCTAAACTTGAGTAGCAACTATCATCGCCAAGCTGCAGTTCAACTAGAAACCGAGGTCTCTTGTTGGTACAACAGCTTCTGCAAAGTCATAAAATCTCAAAAAGAGTATGTTAGAACACTTTCCAGCTGGATCCAACTTACTGACAGTCTTGTCGATGATGATCGAAAGAGTCTGTACTCATCTTCTGTTCACCGCATATGTGAACAATGGAATCTTGCCTTTGAAAGATTACAAGATAAG GAGGCAGCAGATGCCATTAAGAGCCTTCTAGCAGCCATCCACTGGATTCTCatgcagcaagaagaggagcaCAATCTGCAGAAAAAATGCGAGAAACTTGACAAAAGGCTGCAAAAGGAGTTAGATTCATTAGTTGAGATGGAGAAAAGGAGCACTGCCGAAGGCAAGTACTCCTGTTTATGCCCTAAGCATCCATTGTCGCTTAAGCGTGCTAAAACTGAAGCCTTAAAGAAGCAAGTGGACGGCGAGAAGGCTAAGTATCTGAACTCGGTCCAGGTTAGTAAGGCCATGACGTTGGAAAACCTGAAAACGAGCCTTCCTAATGTATTCCAAGCGTTAATGACGTCTTCAAGTCTCTATGTGGAAGCCATTGAGTCTGTTTGTGGGCACATTAAACCAGCTGATGGTTTTGATTCCACTTCTGATCACAATAGGGGTGTCTCTTCAAGTCATTAG
- the LOC126585866 gene encoding protein ALTERED PHOSPHATE STARVATION RESPONSE 1-like, giving the protein MGCVASRIDKEERVRVCKERKKLMKQLVRFRGEFAEAQLAYLRSLRNTGSTLRQFTESETLELDNTAPYGLESPASPPPSLPPPPPPPFSPDSRKLDDSHREEVGQEEYIERTEDDSSTPPPPPNLSSSSPEHHKHDETVELLQEEWEETKMEFEEDELEEETVANVVNSPPKNLQLAEAIVEDVSVKKRHTKDTADVPMGLWRSKKTLEGIAKELDDYFLKSSDGLKEIAVLMDIKGRDTFLPLSSSESQRKTSNSTKVFSAFPWSWSSRSLQFPKDEAESSGPNEPCRPGAHCITLKKLYDHEKKLYKEVKEEEYTKFEHDRKSKLLKKQEDGNNDWTKTEKIRLSVESLESEILRLQDSISTTCSSIVKLIDNELYPQLVTLTSGLLHLWRTMYECHRVQHYFSQQLNILTDIEKLDLSSNHHRQAAVQLETEVSCWYNSFCKVIKSQKEYVRTLSSWIQLTDSLVDDDRKSLYSSSVHRICEQWNLAFERLQDKEAAEAIKSLLSAIHSILMQQEEEHNLQKKYEKLDKRLQKESDSLVEMEERSTAEDLYSSLGPKHPLSLKRAKIEALKKQVDSEKAKYVNSVQVSKAMTLENLKTRLPNVFQALMTSSNLYVEAIESVCGHIKPADGFDSTSEIALPSTS; this is encoded by the exons ATGGGTTGTGTTGCATCTAGGATCGATAAGGAAGAGAGGGTGAGGGTTTGCAAGGAGAGAAAGAAGCTAATGAAACAGTTGGTAAGGTTTAGAGGTGAATTTGCTGAGGCACAATTGGCTTATTTAAGATCATTGAGGAACACTGGATCAACACTCAGACAATTTACCGAGTCGGAGACGTTGGAGCTTGATAATACTGCTCCATATGGCTTGGAGTCGCCAGCTTCACCACCTCCCTCTTTGCCTCCTCCGCCGCCACCACCTTTCAGCCCTGATTCGAGAAAGTTGGATGATAGTCACAGAGAAGAAGTTGGTCAAGAGGAATACATAGAACGTACTGAGGATGATAGCAGCACTCCCCCACCTCCTCCAAACCTGAGCTCTTCCTCACCAGAGCATCATAAACATGATGAAACGGTGGAATTGCTACAGGAAGAATGGGAAGAGACTAAGATGGAATTTGAGGAAGACGAACTGGAAGAGGAAACTGTTGCTAATGTTGTGAATTCGCCACCTAAGAATCTGCAGCTTGCAGAAGCCATCGTGGAGGATGTATCAGTGAAAAAGCGGCATACTAAGGACACTGCAGATGTGCCCATGGGACTATGGAGAAGCAAGAAGACCTTGGAGGGTATAGCTAAGGAGTTAGATGATTATTTTCTGAAATCATCAGATGGTTTAAAGGAAATTGCTGTTCTTATGGACATCAAAGGAAGGGACACTTTTCTGCCACTCAGTAGTAGCGAAAGCCAAA GGAAGACGTCCAATTCCACAAAGGTCTTTAGTGCATTCCCATGGAGCTGGTCTTCTAGGTCACTTCAATTTCCTAAAGATGAGGCTGAGTCTAGTGGTCCAAATGAACCATGCAGGCCAGGAGCTCATTGCATCACACTGAAAAAATTATATGATCACGAAAAGAAACTTTACAAAGAAGTGAAG GAGGAAGAGTATACCAAATTTGAGCACGATAGGAAATCCAAATTACTGAAAAAACAAGAGGATGGAAACAATGACTGGACCAAGACTGAGAAAATTCGGTTAAGCGTTGAGAGTTTGGAGTCTGAAATCTTACGTCTTCAGGATTCAATCAGCACTACTTGTTCTTCAATAGTGAAGCTCATAGATAATGAGCTGTATCCTCAGTTGGTCACACTAACTTCCGG GCTTTTGCACTTGTGGAGAACGATGTATGAATGTCACCGAGTTCAGCATTATTTTTCCCAGCAGTTGAATATTCTTACTGATATTGAAAAGCTAGACTTGAGTAGCAACCATCATCGCCAAGCTGCAGTTCAACTAGAAACCGAGGTCTCTTGTTGGTACAACAGCTTCTGCAAAGTCATAAAATCTCAAAAAGAGTATGTTAGAACACTTTCCAGCTGGATCCAACTTACTGACAGTCTTGTCGATGATGATCGAAAGAGTCTGTACTCATCTTCTGTTCACCGCATATGTGAACAATGGAATCTTGCCTTTGAAAGATTACAAGATAAG GAGGCAGCGGAGGCCATCAAGAGCCTTCTATCAGCCATCCACTCGATTCTCatgcagcaagaagaggagcaCAATCTGCAGAAAAAATACGAGAAACTTGACAAAAGGCTGCAAAAGGAGTCAGATTCATTAGTTGAGATGGAGGAAAGGAGCACTGCCGAAGATTTGTACTCCAGTTTAGGCCCTAAGCATCCGTTGTCGCTTAAGCGTGCTAAAATCGAAGCTTTAAAGAAGCAAGTGGACAGCGAGAAGGCTAAATATGTTAACTCGGTCCAGGTTAGTAAGGCCATGACGTTGGAAAACCTGAAAACCCGCCTTCCTAATGTATTCCAAGCGTTAATGACGTCTTCAAATCTCTATGTGGAAGCCATTGAGTCTGTTTGTGGGCACATTAAACCAGCTGATGGTTTTGATTCCACTTCTGAAATTGCACTTCCCTCAACTTCATAG